TCAACTCTCCGGAAACCGAGATTTATGTGAAGAGTAAAATTTTGTACGGCATTTTCTTTGCCAAAAAGGAAATCCGTCAAAAAAACGAGTGCATTTTGGTGGAGGGTTATACCGATGTGATTTCACTTTTTCAGGCCGGTATAGAAAATGTGGTGGCCTCTTCGGGCACAGCACTGACTTTGGAACAAATCAAACTGATACATCGCTATACTCCCAATATTATCATGCTATATGATGGCGATGCGGCAGGTATTAAGGCGGCCCTACGCGGTGTAGATTTGATTTTGGAGGAAAACCTGAATGTAAAAGTGGTAGTTTTACCGCCCGACGAAGATCCTGACAGCTATGTTCAGAAACATGGAAAAACTGCAACCCTTCAGTATATTCATCAAAACGCAAAAGATTTTGTCTTTTTTAAAACGCAACTGCTGCTCGATGATGCAGGCACTGACCCGGTCAAAAAAACAGAGTTGGTCAGGGAGGTAATCCGCACCATTGCCTTAATTCCTGACCCCATTAAAAGGTTGATGTATATCAAAGAGTGTAGCCAGTTGTTGGAAGTGCCCGAAAACCTGATAGTCAGCGAAACCAACCGGCTAAAGTGGAAAAAGATAGATAAAGAATCAGAAAAATCTGAACATTCCGGGGAACTTCCCCCAAAAATAGGAGATAGCCGCGACAAACATCATAAACAGACCAAACAGCAAAATCGGGCATTGCCCGATGAAATCATCTGTGAAAGGGAAATCATCCGGCTGCTCATTGAATACGGAAATAAAGAAATAACCGTTGAAAAGGTACATGCCGAAACCAAACATGCTCTTACCGAGTTCCAAACGGTGGCAGCCTGTATTGTTCGTGAAATTTCAGAATTGCCCTTTGAAAAGCCCCTTTATGCTAAAATATTCGACTATTTTAAACAACAAATTACAGATGAAAATCCACCTCCGACCTCCGACTTCTTTTTGATGCATCAGGACGAACAAATCAGTACAATTGCCATAGATATGCTCACTTCACCCTACGAACTGAGCAGTAACTGGGAGGCGATGCACGATATTTTTATTACCGATTCGGTCAGCAGGTTTAAAGACGAGGTGTTTGATGTCATCAACCGGTTTAAACTGACCCATATATTAAAGAAGCTCGAAGAAATTAACGAGCAGCTCAAAACCCATCATTCCCCCGAAATGCAAACCGAATTACAACATAAACTAATTTTACTCTCAAAATGGAAACAGGACCTGGCCAAACTACTCGGCATTACCATTATTCGCTAACTTTGCAGCAGGCAGGACAGTAAGTTTCCTGTTTTTTTTAATAGAATATTATCATCAAATCCATATCGTATATTTTCAATCTTCTGAAGCTGAACATGAAAAAAATATTCCTGCTCTTGTTTTTGACGCTTACCGTATTTCAAATTCAGGCACAACAACAGTTTGTATCAAAACCGGTAGTGGTTAAAGGTACGGTGGTCAACCCGCAGGGGCGCACCATCAGCATCGCTATTTTTGCCAACCCACTCACCAATCCGTTTACTTATACCGATACGTTGGATGCCGGCAACCAATTTCGTATCGCCTTTGATTTAGGTATTCCTATTCCGGTTCAGTTGGTTCACGGACGTGGGGCGAGTGTGCACTTGTATCTTGAACCCGGGGATAGTTTGGTCATAACTGCCAACGGTCAAAATTATGCCGGAGACATGAAATTTGAAGGCATCGGAGTTGCACATCAGCACTACCTTCGCGATTTTGACCGCGCCTTTTTACTTCGCGGCATCAGCTACAACAACCCACAACAGGTAAGAATGCTCGATTTTGTGCCTTACCGCAAGTTTACAGATAGTTTGCGTACAGTCCAGCTACAGTTTTTGACTGAGTATGCTAAAAAGACAACACTTTCAGCCACCTTTAAGGAACTGGCGAAAATAAATATTGACTATCCATGGGGAGCAGCTTTGCTCAGTTTTCCCAACGACCACGCCCGTTTTAATGGCAAACAAACCATTGAAATACCTTCCGACTATAACAACTTTTTGCAGGAAATGAAGTTTCTGGAAGATAACGCCATGTTAATCCCGGCTTATGTGCAATTTATGGATGCTTTTTTCAACACGACCTTTTATCATCAGGTAGTGGCGACGACTCCCAATTATAATATGGACAGCTATTATACCGATCAGTATGAGTATGCTCAAAAAGCCATCAAAGGGAAAGCCATGTATTATTTAATGGCAAAAGCATTTTACGAAGGCTGTAACAACGGACGTTTAGAAAAGATATTTACCAAATACAACGAATTTATGACGGCCTGCCCCTATCCTGAATACAAAGAGGTCGTTGATTTTATGTATAAAAACAACAAATATCTTGCAGCAGGAAGCCCTGCGCCTGCGTTTACCCTCGAAAGCATTGACGGCACACAGGTTTCTTTGAGCGATTTAAAAGGAAAGGTAGTCTATCTCGACTTTTGGGCTACCTGGTGCGGGCCCTGTAAACAACAACTGCCTCACGGGAAAAAACTAAAAAGCCAGTTTGAGGGCAAAGATGTTGTGTTTTTATATATTTCTACCGATAAAGACCGAACCCAATGGGAAAACTTTGTCAAAAAAGAACAATTGCCCGGAATACATCTTATAGCACAGGGTCCGGCTGCACAAACTATCGGACAACAATATCAGGTAAGGGGCATTCCAAAATATTTTATCATTGACCGGAACGGAAACATTGCCAACAGCAAACCCCGCCGTCCTTCTGAGCAGCCTTTTGTTACGCAACAAATTGAAGAAGCGTTGGGCATCAGGTAAAATTTTTTTCTAAACAAAAAAGGATAGCAGATTTGCAGGAAAACAACCTGCAATCCAATCTGTCTTTATCAGAATTGCTCCCTATGCGAAAAGGAAGTCTCCTCGAAAATGTACCCGTCACACAAATAGTTGCCGAAGGTAAGGGCATTGCCCGTTTGCAGGGATTGATTGTGTTTGTCGAAGATGCTGTTCCGGGTGATGTGGCAGATGTGCGCATTACAGAAAAGCGAACAGATTACGCAACGGCAAAAGTAATCGCCTTAAAACAGGAATCTCCCGACCGGATTACCCCCTTTTGCAGTCATTTCGGGGTATGTGGCGGGTGCAAATGGCAATATTTAACCTATCCAAAACAAGCTGCGTATAAAGAACAGATTACACGCGAAGCTTTTACCCGCATCGGAAAATTGCAGTTTCCGGAATTAAACCCTATCATTACTCCCGATCTGACAGAATATTACCGCAACAAAATGGAGTTTACCTTCTCCAGCCGGCGTTGGTTGTTACAAGACGAAGCCGACAGCGAACAACGGCAGATTGACCGGCGGGCTTTGGGCTTTCACGTAAAAGGCATGTATGACCGGGTGGTCAATCTTCAACATTGCTACCTTCAGGCATCGCCTTCCAACGAAATCAGAAACGAAGTGTTTGACTATTGTGTCCGCTACGACCTGCCATTTTACGACATTAAAAACAGGAGCGGATATTTGAGAAACCTACTTATCAGGACTTCAACCCTCGGCCAACTGATGGTAGTATTTGCCTTTAATTTTGACCATCCCCAATGGCATACCCCGCTTTTGGAGCATATCAGAAATCGGTTTCCGCAAATCACCTCACTCGGTTATACCATCAATAACAAACGCAACGATATGTGGTTTGACCTCGACATCATCACCCATTCGGGACAAGACCATATCATCGAACAAATAGGACATTGCCGGTACAAAATCAGCCCCAAATCATTTTTTCAAACCAATAGCCATCAGGCTTTCCGCTTATATTCAGTCATTGAGCAGATGGCACAACTATCCGGCACCGAAACTGTATATGATCTTTACACCGGCACAGGCAGTATTGCATTGTTTCTGGCACAAAAATGCAAACAAGTCATTGGCATAGAGGAGGTAGATGCTGCCATTGAAGATGCAAAACACAATGCGCAGCTAAACGGAATAACCAATGCCGCTTTTTTTACAGGAGATGTGCGAAAGATACTACAGCCGGAGTTTATAGCCAGACACGGTAAACCTGATGTGCTGATTACCGATCCGCCCCGTGCAGGAATGCATCCTGAAGTACTCAGGCAAATACTGATGCTCGAACCTGCACGAATTGTCTATGTCAGTTGCAATCCGGTTACACAGGCACGCGACCTTCAGGTGCTATGTGAAAACTATCAGATTGACCAGCTTCAACCCATAGATATGTTCCCACATACCTACCATATTGAAAATGTCGCTTTGCTGAGCCGGAAGTCCCGGTAATATCTGTAAAGATAGTCTTTTAAAAGCAGGAAAAACACGCCATCAAATGAGCGTCGGGGAATCATTCCACCGGAAAGTAGCAAGATCAAAGCCGGACAAATCGAGCATCCGGTCAATGATAGTAGCGGCAAGTGCTTCAAATGTTGCCGGACGGCTGTAAAAAGACGGAGAGGCGGGGCAGATAATGCCACCGGCTTCTGTAATCGTTTTCATATTGTTGATCTGTATCAGCCCATAAGGAGCATCGCGTACCATTAAAATCAGTCTGCGCCTTTCTTTTAACATGACATCGGCAGCACGAGTGATCAGATCATCAGAAATACCCTGAGCAATCCGTCCCATAGTGCCCATAGAACAGGGGCACACCAACATCGTGTCGTATTTTGCAGAACCTGATGCAAAAGGGGCAAAGAAGTCGCCTTTTTTGTAAAAAGCAAACGGGTAGTCGCGATAGGTTTGATTGTTCAGTTCATATTCCCAAACAGTTACGGCATTTTCCGACATCACCACCCCAACATTCTGCAACTGTCCGGCCTGAATCAACGGTAAAAGACGGTCAAAAAGCACCTTTGTATAGATAGATCCACTGGCTCCGGTAACGGCTACGACGATTTTACGTTTCATTTTGTTTTATTTTTGTCAAAAAAATCAACAAAAAGTGAATTTTGGTTTAAAACTCCCTATCTTGCGAGGCATTTCGACGAATTGTATAACATTCCTAAAGATATAGTGTTCATCTCTCATAAACTGTTTCTCCTTATGAGCAAGATTCTTTTTACTTTAACTGCATTTGTTTGCTTGATGTGTATGTCTTTTTCATTATTGACCAACAATGATAAAGAAGACAACAGCACCAAAGACAGCAAGTTAAAAATTCATTGGATTTCGTTTGAGGAAGCCGTAAAAAGAAACGAGGAAAACCCTAAAAAACTATTTGTTGACCTGTACACAGATTGGTGTACATGGTGTCTGAAGATGGAAAAAGCTACATTTGAACATCCGAATATAGCCGAGTACATTAATGAAAATTTCTACCCTGTTAAGTTGGATGCCGAAGCACAACGCTCTATCACTTTTAAGGACAAAGAATATATTTTCAGACCCGATGAAGGAGCAAGCGGACGAGGTGTTCACGAAATTGCCATCTACCTGACCCGCGGACGATTGAATTACCCTTCAGTTATTTTCCTCGACGAATTTGTGGCCAATCCTCAACCTGTTGCAGGCTTTCAAAATCCAATCAGAATGGATAAATTGTTGAAATACTTTGGTGAAAACTATTACAAACAAATTGATTGGGGGCTGTTCAGTCAGATTTACCAATCTCCTTTAGAAAAAGGAAGGGCCTACGCATCTCCTAAATAATTTGCTCAAAGCCCGAATTAAATTTTTTTCTAAATCAAAAAAGCACCTGCCCTACCTCAGGTGCTTTTTTGATTCTATGCAATGCTGTTTTATCAGTATAGTCCGGTTTGTTGGCAAAAAAAAACAGCATGTTTAATCAGGTATGCACGGATATGTAAATTTACCTTTTGTTCCTTAAACAAGTATGAAAACTTGTTCAAGCTATTTATTTACGATAAATAGAAAATTTGAACCAATCAAACAATAAAATCTAAGTATTCATCACGATTAATTTGTGGTTGAAAAAAAGTGTTAAAAAAAGGTCAAAAAAAATCGAGATTTTATGACCAAAATTGTTTTTAAATCCATTAATCGTTTAGTTTTGTGTCATTGTTTTGTCAAAATTGCAAATAATCGTATTTCACAACTTAAACTGTAATTGAATGAGAAACTTAAAGGCACACTTACTGCTGCTTTGCGCTACTTTGTTGTTGAGTAGCATAGCAATGGCGCAGGC
This is a stretch of genomic DNA from Sphingobacteriales bacterium. It encodes these proteins:
- a CDS encoding DNA primase — protein: MMIPEQTVATILDSARIEEVVGDFVNLKRRGANLIGLCPFHNERTPSFSVSPSKGIYKCFGCGAAGSSVKFIMEHEKMTYPEAMRYLAKKYNITIEEVEDETGRQEKQHLDSLYIATDFARQHFIDNLFQKDEGRSVALSYFKERGFTPETINHFQLGYSLESYDALIDEARKGQYSLEMLQKTGLIVQKDERYLPFFRARVMFPIHNLSGKVVAFAGRTLSKDKKQPKYINSPETEIYVKSKILYGIFFAKKEIRQKNECILVEGYTDVISLFQAGIENVVASSGTALTLEQIKLIHRYTPNIIMLYDGDAAGIKAALRGVDLILEENLNVKVVVLPPDEDPDSYVQKHGKTATLQYIHQNAKDFVFFKTQLLLDDAGTDPVKKTELVREVIRTIALIPDPIKRLMYIKECSQLLEVPENLIVSETNRLKWKKIDKESEKSEHSGELPPKIGDSRDKHHKQTKQQNRALPDEIICEREIIRLLIEYGNKEITVEKVHAETKHALTEFQTVAACIVREISELPFEKPLYAKIFDYFKQQITDENPPPTSDFFLMHQDEQISTIAIDMLTSPYELSSNWEAMHDIFITDSVSRFKDEVFDVINRFKLTHILKKLEEINEQLKTHHSPEMQTELQHKLILLSKWKQDLAKLLGITIIR
- a CDS encoding TlpA family protein disulfide reductase; this encodes MKKIFLLLFLTLTVFQIQAQQQFVSKPVVVKGTVVNPQGRTISIAIFANPLTNPFTYTDTLDAGNQFRIAFDLGIPIPVQLVHGRGASVHLYLEPGDSLVITANGQNYAGDMKFEGIGVAHQHYLRDFDRAFLLRGISYNNPQQVRMLDFVPYRKFTDSLRTVQLQFLTEYAKKTTLSATFKELAKINIDYPWGAALLSFPNDHARFNGKQTIEIPSDYNNFLQEMKFLEDNAMLIPAYVQFMDAFFNTTFYHQVVATTPNYNMDSYYTDQYEYAQKAIKGKAMYYLMAKAFYEGCNNGRLEKIFTKYNEFMTACPYPEYKEVVDFMYKNNKYLAAGSPAPAFTLESIDGTQVSLSDLKGKVVYLDFWATWCGPCKQQLPHGKKLKSQFEGKDVVFLYISTDKDRTQWENFVKKEQLPGIHLIAQGPAAQTIGQQYQVRGIPKYFIIDRNGNIANSKPRRPSEQPFVTQQIEEALGIR
- the rlmD gene encoding 23S rRNA (uracil(1939)-C(5))-methyltransferase RlmD, encoding MRKGSLLENVPVTQIVAEGKGIARLQGLIVFVEDAVPGDVADVRITEKRTDYATAKVIALKQESPDRITPFCSHFGVCGGCKWQYLTYPKQAAYKEQITREAFTRIGKLQFPELNPIITPDLTEYYRNKMEFTFSSRRWLLQDEADSEQRQIDRRALGFHVKGMYDRVVNLQHCYLQASPSNEIRNEVFDYCVRYDLPFYDIKNRSGYLRNLLIRTSTLGQLMVVFAFNFDHPQWHTPLLEHIRNRFPQITSLGYTINNKRNDMWFDLDIITHSGQDHIIEQIGHCRYKISPKSFFQTNSHQAFRLYSVIEQMAQLSGTETVYDLYTGTGSIALFLAQKCKQVIGIEEVDAAIEDAKHNAQLNGITNAAFFTGDVRKILQPEFIARHGKPDVLITDPPRAGMHPEVLRQILMLEPARIVYVSCNPVTQARDLQVLCENYQIDQLQPIDMFPHTYHIENVALLSRKSR
- a CDS encoding UbiX family flavin prenyltransferase, translating into MKRKIVVAVTGASGSIYTKVLFDRLLPLIQAGQLQNVGVVMSENAVTVWEYELNNQTYRDYPFAFYKKGDFFAPFASGSAKYDTMLVCPCSMGTMGRIAQGISDDLITRAADVMLKERRRLILMVRDAPYGLIQINNMKTITEAGGIICPASPSFYSRPATFEALAATIIDRMLDLSGFDLATFRWNDSPTLI
- a CDS encoding DUF255 domain-containing protein, which translates into the protein MSKILFTLTAFVCLMCMSFSLLTNNDKEDNSTKDSKLKIHWISFEEAVKRNEENPKKLFVDLYTDWCTWCLKMEKATFEHPNIAEYINENFYPVKLDAEAQRSITFKDKEYIFRPDEGASGRGVHEIAIYLTRGRLNYPSVIFLDEFVANPQPVAGFQNPIRMDKLLKYFGENYYKQIDWGLFSQIYQSPLEKGRAYASPK